ctttgcaagAGTACTTTGGCCATTGTGGACAATCTGCAAGTCTTTCTATGCAATACCCAATTTACTATATTACAATAAAATCATCTGAAATCAAAAAGAGGACCTATATGGCTTAGTTGCAAACTATCCACAACCATGTGCTTCACAGCTGATGTACATTTAATATCCTACCATCTTGtttagagactaaaaaaaaaaaagttaacccCTTTAGCAACCACGGCTCCGATATAATTACCGTCAGCCCTTCAAACGTCATTTAACACTTGAGATCTGAAGGTGACGTTTTAGACGAAAAGGTAATTATGACAATGTTGAAGCCGTCAATTTGGGAACCCCAGGAGCAGAATTTGGCATACCGGGACAGGTTTCCTTCTTCAGCCAACATTATCTTGGGACATTTTGGaatcatttttcctcttttcatctttttttccttttgaagcaACCTGGGAAGTTAAATAATTCTCAGGACTCAGACATTTCAAAGCTGTTCTAAAAATTCTTGACTGAGcctcagaggaagagaaaaaggggtcaagtttttttttttttttctttctttctctcttttcctttttccctcccacCATCTTTCTAACTAAGCTAAAAGTTGGACCAGAACAACAGACACGCCGGCACGTTAGTACTGGTTGACGGGGCACTTGTATGCAGTACTTATAGACCAGTAAAAGGGCTCGTTTACCTGTCTGGTGTGCAAGGGGCCCTTTGTCTTGAAGCCTCCTTGGGAGCTGCACTCCGAGGCACTGAAGTGATCTGAGCTAGTGGAGGAGCGTTTGGAGAGGGTGTCGCAGCCCCCGACGAAGGTGTTGTCCAGAGGGAGCTCCTGAATCACGTGGTGCTTCTTCCCGGACACGGGCGTGTCGGGCTTCAGGTGGAAGGCGGGCTGCGGAGAGGCGGACTGGTAGTGCTTGGCCAGGTCGGGGCTGCTGGGCTTGAAGGTGGTGGGCGGCGCGGGGCCCCAGTCAAACctccccatgccctgctcctccagctcAGCCGGCAGGCGGATGGTCCCGTTGATGGGCTCGTGCACCGCGTCCTCGGGCTTGGCCTCTTCGATGGTCACAAAGTTCAGCAGGGAGCTCTTGGGagacttcctcctcttcctcttcttcttcttgctCTGCTTGCTCTCCTGGTTGGGGGACATCCACTCGGCCCCTTGCTTGCTCCGCTGAGCGGCCTTGAACCTGGACGCGTGGCGGCAGCGCACCAGCACGGTGACGAAGATGGCCACGAGGACCACCATGGCGCCGGCCACGACGGCGATCACGATGGTGAGGTAGTCCTCGTGCTGGTAGGGCCGGCTGCCGTCGCCTATGTTCCTGTCCAGGGGGGTCTCCATCGTCCGGCGAATCAGGTCGTGGATGCGGGAGGCGTTCCCGGCCGTGTCGTTGACGTAGAGGAACACGAGCACGAGCGTGTGCAGGGCCCTGGGGTAGCCCAGGTCGCTGATGTTGACCACCAGGCGGTGCAGGCCCACGTCGGCGGGGGCGGGCTTCTCCTCCAGGGTGATGTTGCCCGTGACCGGGTCGATGCGGAACAAGCCCTTGCCGTTGCCGCTCACGATGGTGTACTTGAGCTCGGCGTTCATCCCCGTGTCGATGTCCACGGCGAACACCTCGGCCACCACCGAGCCCGGGATGGCGGACAGCGGCACCAGCTTGAAGGACGTGTTGGACGGCGGGGAGATGACCACGGGGCTGTTGTCGTTGACGTCCATGACGTTGATGGTGACCTTGGCCGTGGAGGAGCGGGGCGGCTGCCCGCCGTCCGTGGCCCGGACGTCGAACGTGTAGGAGCTCTGCTGCTCCCGGTCGAAGGACACGTTGGACTTGATGACGCCGGAGGAGGGGTCCAGCACGAAGttgtcgccgccgccgccgccgccgccgttcAGGATGGCGAGAGTCACCGCCTTGTTCTCGCCCGCGTCCGCGTCCGTCACCGTGATCACCCCCACGGTGCTGTGCGTGGGCAGGTTCTCGGACACGAAGAACTGGAAGTGGTTGTGGGTGAACTTGGGGCTGTTGTCGTTCTCGTCCAGCACCGTGACGATCACCGCCGCCTGGCTCTGGAGCGGGGGCGTCCCGTTGTCCCGGGCCGTGACGGTGAAGACGAaccgctcctgctcctcccggTCGAAGACCCTGGAGGCGGTCAGCACGCCCGTCTTGCGGTCCAGGTCGAAGAAGGAGGCGTTGGGCCCCAGCTGGTAGACGATGTCCGCGTTCTTCCCGCTGTCCTCGTCGGTGGCGCTGAC
The sequence above is a segment of the Eptesicus fuscus isolate TK198812 chromosome 8, DD_ASM_mEF_20220401, whole genome shotgun sequence genome. Coding sequences within it:
- the PCDH9 gene encoding protocadherin-9 isoform X2, with translation MDLRDFYLLAALIACLRLDSAVAQELIYTIREELPENVPIGNIPKDLNISHISAATGTSASLVYRLVSKAGDAPLVKVSSSTGEIFTTSNRIDREKLCAGASYAEENECFFELEVVILPNDFFRLIKIKIIVKDTNDNAPMFPSPVINISIPENTLINSRFPIPSATDPDTGFNGVQHYELLNGQSVFGLDIVETPEGEKWPQLIVQQNLDREQKDTYVMKIKVEDGGTPQKSSTAILQVTVSDVNDNRPVFKEGQVEVHIPENAPVGTSVIQLHATDADVGSNAEIRYIFGAQVAPATKRLFALNNTTGLITVQRPLDREETAIHKVTVLASDGSSTPARATVAINVTDVNDNPPNIDLRYIISPINGTVYLSEKDPVNTKIALITVSDKDTDVNGKVICFIEREVPFHLKAVYDNQYLLETSSLLDYEGTKEFSFKIVASDSGKPSLNQTALVRVKLEDENDNPPVFSQPVLELSVPENNRRGLYLTTVSATDEDSGKNADIVYQLGPNASFFDLDRKTGVLTASRVFDREEQERFVFTVTARDNGTPPLQSQAAVIVTVLDENDNSPKFTHNHFQFFVSENLPTHSTVGVITVTDADAGENKAVTLAILNGGGGGGGDNFVLDPSSGVIKSNVSFDREQQSSYTFDVRATDGGQPPRSSTAKVTINVMDVNDNSPVVISPPSNTSFKLVPLSAIPGSVVAEVFAVDIDTGMNAELKYTIVSGNGKGLFRIDPVTGNITLEEKPAPADVGLHRLVVNISDLGYPRALHTLVLVFLYVNDTAGNASRIHDLIRRTMETPLDRNIGDGSRPYQHEDYLTIVIAVVAGAMVVLVAIFVTVLVRCRHASRFKAAQRSKQGAEWMSPNQESKQSKKKKRKRRKSPKSSLLNFVTIEEAKPEDAVHEPINGTIRLPAELEEQGMGRFDWGPAPPTTFKPSSPDLAKHYQSASPQPAFHLKPDTPVSGKKHHVIQELPLDNTFVGGCDTLSKRSSTSSDHFSASECSSQGGFKTKGPLHTRQGPSNDHQFLLDFGTLLLLDI
- the PCDH9 gene encoding protocadherin-9 isoform X1 — encoded protein: MDLRDFYLLAALIACLRLDSAVAQELIYTIREELPENVPIGNIPKDLNISHISAATGTSASLVYRLVSKAGDAPLVKVSSSTGEIFTTSNRIDREKLCAGASYAEENECFFELEVVILPNDFFRLIKIKIIVKDTNDNAPMFPSPVINISIPENTLINSRFPIPSATDPDTGFNGVQHYELLNGQSVFGLDIVETPEGEKWPQLIVQQNLDREQKDTYVMKIKVEDGGTPQKSSTAILQVTVSDVNDNRPVFKEGQVEVHIPENAPVGTSVIQLHATDADVGSNAEIRYIFGAQVAPATKRLFALNNTTGLITVQRPLDREETAIHKVTVLASDGSSTPARATVAINVTDVNDNPPNIDLRYIISPINGTVYLSEKDPVNTKIALITVSDKDTDVNGKVICFIEREVPFHLKAVYDNQYLLETSSLLDYEGTKEFSFKIVASDSGKPSLNQTALVRVKLEDENDNPPVFSQPVLELSVPENNRRGLYLTTVSATDEDSGKNADIVYQLGPNASFFDLDRKTGVLTASRVFDREEQERFVFTVTARDNGTPPLQSQAAVIVTVLDENDNSPKFTHNHFQFFVSENLPTHSTVGVITVTDADAGENKAVTLAILNGGGGGGGDNFVLDPSSGVIKSNVSFDREQQSSYTFDVRATDGGQPPRSSTAKVTINVMDVNDNSPVVISPPSNTSFKLVPLSAIPGSVVAEVFAVDIDTGMNAELKYTIVSGNGKGLFRIDPVTGNITLEEKPAPADVGLHRLVVNISDLGYPRALHTLVLVFLYVNDTAGNASRIHDLIRRTMETPLDRNIGDGSRPYQHEDYLTIVIAVVAGAMVVLVAIFVTVLVRCRHASRFKAAQRSKQGAEWMSPNQESKQSKKKKRKRRKSPKSSLLNFVTIEEAKPEDAVHEPINGTIRLPAELEEQGMGRFDWGPAPPTTFKPSSPDLAKHYQSASPQPAFHLKPDTPVSGKKHHVIQELPLDNTFVGGCDTLSKRSSTSSDHFSASECSSQGGFKTKGPLHTRQKCPSSAGFHMQENEENHYENTLLRF